The Chloroflexota bacterium genome has a window encoding:
- a CDS encoding WecB/TagA/CpsF family glycosyltransferase: MTHPDSRAAHGSPGPIPASSSVPVVEIGGIPIATLTYKQALSLFLGARAAGRRLAVHFCTAHTIVESTDDDRLRTALRHEALNVPDGVPLVWVGRARGRRIERVCGLDVLPDMADRGRALGARHYFYGGAEDAAERLAARLDERFPGLIVAGIEVPPFRPLTADEDEAMVARVNAARPDFIWVGLGTPKQDLWLADHRDRLDAAALMAVGAAFDIVGGRRRRAPRVMRRLGLEWLFRLALEPRRLLRRYTIANARFLGIVLRDAARRGPRRADRPGG; the protein is encoded by the coding sequence GTGACGCACCCTGACAGCAGGGCGGCCCACGGTTCGCCCGGCCCGATCCCGGCGTCGTCATCCGTCCCGGTCGTCGAGATCGGCGGGATCCCCATCGCGACGCTCACCTATAAGCAGGCCCTGTCGCTGTTCCTCGGGGCGCGCGCCGCCGGTCGGAGGCTGGCGGTCCACTTCTGCACCGCCCACACGATCGTCGAGTCCACGGACGACGATCGTCTGCGGACGGCGCTGCGACACGAGGCCCTCAACGTCCCGGACGGCGTGCCGCTCGTGTGGGTCGGGAGAGCGCGCGGGCGCCGCATCGAGCGGGTGTGCGGCCTCGATGTCCTGCCGGACATGGCAGACCGCGGGCGCGCGCTGGGAGCTCGGCACTACTTCTACGGCGGCGCGGAGGACGCGGCGGAGCGCCTTGCCGCCCGCCTCGACGAACGCTTCCCGGGCCTGATCGTCGCCGGGATCGAGGTGCCGCCGTTCCGGCCGCTCACGGCGGACGAGGACGAGGCCATGGTCGCCCGAGTCAACGCAGCCCGTCCGGACTTCATCTGGGTGGGACTCGGGACTCCCAAGCAGGACCTCTGGCTGGCCGACCACCGCGATCGCCTGGACGCCGCCGCGCTGATGGCCGTGGGTGCCGCCTTCGACATCGTCGGCGGACGGCGGCGGCGCGCGCCGCGAGTCATGCGCAGGCTGGGGCTCGAGTGGCTGTTCCGGCTGGCACTCGAGCCCCGTCGGCTCCTCCGCCGCTACACGATCGCGAACGCGCGATTCCTCGGGATCGTGCTGCGAGACGCCGCACGTCGCGGACCTCGCCGCGCGGACCGGCCGGGCGGCTGA
- a CDS encoding NAD-dependent epimerase/dehydratase family protein gives MRVLVAGGAGFIGSHVCRELLSRGHEVVCVDDLSTGARRNISELEVRPDFQFVERDITRPLSMQADVVLHLASPASPIDYVRMPLETLAANSTGTWRLLDVARESGAVMTFVSTSEVYGDPLVHPQPETYWGNVDPIGPRSCYDESKRFGEALVMSMRRRHGVQANIVRLFNTYGPRMRHDDGRVIPELITAALAGRPMVLHGDGGQTRSFCYVSDLVDGLLAVTLDRDLDGAVLNIGNPDEVTMRELAERIRGITGTDSPIDYAERRPGDPEHRQPDIARMRARYGWTPGIDLSEGLTRTVAAFEAEMSSAA, from the coding sequence TTGAGGGTCCTCGTCGCCGGCGGCGCGGGCTTCATCGGCAGCCACGTCTGCCGCGAGCTTCTCTCCAGAGGGCACGAGGTCGTCTGTGTGGACGATCTCTCGACCGGCGCTCGACGGAACATTTCCGAGCTCGAGGTTCGTCCGGACTTCCAGTTCGTCGAACGCGACATCACCAGGCCGCTCTCCATGCAGGCAGACGTCGTCCTCCATCTTGCCTCGCCGGCCAGCCCGATCGATTACGTGCGGATGCCCCTTGAGACGCTGGCGGCGAACTCGACCGGCACCTGGCGACTGCTCGATGTCGCGCGCGAGTCGGGCGCCGTCATGACCTTCGTCTCGACGTCCGAGGTCTACGGGGACCCGTTGGTCCATCCGCAGCCCGAGACGTACTGGGGAAACGTGGATCCGATCGGCCCGCGTTCGTGCTACGACGAGTCGAAGCGGTTCGGCGAGGCGCTCGTCATGTCGATGCGCCGGCGACACGGGGTCCAGGCCAACATCGTCCGCCTCTTCAATACGTACGGCCCGCGGATGCGGCACGACGACGGCCGGGTCATCCCAGAACTCATAACGGCCGCGCTGGCCGGGCGGCCGATGGTGCTCCACGGCGACGGCGGGCAGACCCGCTCGTTCTGCTATGTCAGCGATCTGGTGGACGGACTCCTGGCGGTCACCCTGGACCGCGACCTCGACGGCGCGGTGCTCAACATCGGCAACCCGGATGAGGTCACGATGCGCGAGCTCGCCGAACGGATCCGCGGGATCACCGGTACCGACTCACCCATCGATTACGCCGAACGACGACCGGGCGATCCCGAGCACCGCCAGCCTGACATCGCAAGGATGCGGGCGCGCTACGGCTGGACCCCGGGCATCGATCTGTCCGAGGGTCTCACCCGGACGGTCGCGGCGTTCGAAGCCGAGATGTCCTCCGCGGCCTGA
- a CDS encoding UDP-glucose/GDP-mannose dehydrogenase family protein, with translation MIDPLNETPDQVPVAAAIADGYGRAPGSRRVAVVGCGHVGLVLAAGLARLGHSVVGIDTQESLVSELCSGVVRIRETDLQDLVVSGLTSGRLAFTTSYAAAIPEAEIIFLAVDTPETLAGAADLRNIRAATRTIAASLNGTSPIIANKSTSPIGTGETIEEVLRTELAGRHRAPRIVSNPEFLRQGRAVHDFFHPERIVVGSRSSADAREVADLYTGTGGAVIVTDLRTAEMIKYVANSFLATRISFINEIGRLCDAIGVDIDRVVEGIALDPRIGDHFFRPGIGFGGSCLPKDVAALRYIGETFGVATPVLSGVQEVNQAQRTSAVRRLQGRLGSLEGRRIGVWGLTFKADTEDTRESPAMDVVGLLANAGANIQAYDPAVAGDAGLVPGRFAPYLRSSALEAARDADALAILTDWAEFRSVDLAAVRTAMKGSLVFDGRNVLDRHLVEAEGLAYMGVGRTATTPRRRSSDY, from the coding sequence TTGATCGATCCACTGAACGAAACGCCGGACCAGGTTCCGGTCGCTGCCGCGATCGCTGACGGCTACGGGCGAGCACCCGGCTCGCGCCGCGTCGCGGTCGTCGGTTGCGGGCACGTCGGTCTCGTCCTCGCCGCAGGTCTCGCGAGGCTCGGCCATTCCGTCGTGGGCATCGACACGCAGGAGAGTCTCGTGTCGGAGCTCTGCAGCGGCGTCGTCCGCATCCGCGAGACGGACCTACAGGATCTTGTCGTCTCCGGACTCACCTCCGGCCGGCTCGCCTTCACGACGAGCTACGCCGCGGCGATCCCGGAGGCGGAGATCATCTTCCTCGCCGTGGACACGCCGGAGACCCTCGCGGGGGCGGCGGATCTCCGCAACATCCGCGCAGCCACCCGGACCATCGCCGCTTCGCTCAACGGGACGTCGCCGATCATCGCCAACAAGAGCACGTCGCCGATCGGCACCGGCGAGACGATCGAGGAAGTCCTGCGGACGGAGCTCGCCGGGCGGCACCGCGCGCCGCGCATCGTCTCCAACCCCGAATTCCTCCGTCAGGGCCGGGCGGTGCACGACTTCTTCCATCCCGAACGCATCGTCGTCGGCTCCCGGTCCTCCGCCGACGCGCGTGAGGTGGCGGACCTCTACACGGGCACCGGTGGCGCGGTGATCGTCACGGATCTGCGCACGGCGGAGATGATCAAGTACGTCGCCAACTCGTTCCTCGCGACGCGCATCTCGTTCATCAACGAGATCGGCCGCCTGTGCGACGCGATCGGCGTGGATATCGACCGCGTCGTCGAGGGAATCGCCCTCGACCCGCGGATCGGCGATCATTTCTTCCGACCGGGCATCGGGTTCGGCGGCAGCTGCCTGCCCAAGGATGTCGCCGCTCTGCGCTACATCGGTGAGACGTTCGGGGTGGCGACCCCGGTCCTGTCCGGGGTCCAGGAGGTCAATCAGGCGCAGCGCACGAGCGCGGTCCGCCGCCTCCAGGGGAGGCTCGGCAGCCTCGAAGGTCGACGTATCGGTGTCTGGGGGCTCACCTTCAAGGCGGACACCGAGGACACGCGAGAGTCCCCGGCGATGGACGTCGTCGGCCTCCTGGCGAACGCCGGCGCGAACATCCAGGCCTACGACCCCGCGGTCGCCGGTGACGCGGGGCTCGTGCCCGGCCGGTTCGCCCCGTACCTTCGATCCAGCGCGCTCGAGGCGGCACGGGACGCTGACGCCCTGGCGATCCTCACCGATTGGGCCGAGTTCCGGTCCGTCGATCTCGCCGCGGTGCGGACCGCGATGAAGGGCAGTCTCGTCTTCGACGGGCGGAACGTCCTGGACCGGCACCTGGTCGAGGCTGAGGGGCTGGCGTACATGGGAGTTGGCCGGACGGCGACGACGCCGCGCCGACGGAGCTCGGACTATTGA
- a CDS encoding sugar transferase — translation MIRRHETGFRVALMGSDAALASALIVVVFAARFGPGWPDVLTELLPQPAVSIAIFCVAWIGLLAAHGLYRPRARWSVRSDAIGVARAAVLLAFGTIAVLFMLGWTSMSRFALLAIFPLLATATIVARAALREVFRQARRRGRNFETVLIVGTGRPAVEFGRKIAERWDLGLRVVGYVGPGNQRGGRPDPYLGTLDRIPAILHEQVVDEVAICLPASERRRIESIYQLCADEGKTIRIPIELPDQVLSSGRVEDLDGTPVLSVVSGPDHTVALAAKRVVDVVGATIGLVILAPIFAAAAVAILVADGRPILFIQERAGVNGRHFRMVKFRTMTREADAQRAALRAHNEIAGSASFKMTNDPRITPIGRILRKTSVDELPQLLNVLRGDMSLVGPRPHPFDDLAGYHPWHRRRLSMKPGITGLWQIAGRSEPSFDRWVQLDLEYIDHWSIWLDLRLIVQTIPAMLRAEGR, via the coding sequence ATGATCCGTCGTCATGAGACCGGTTTCCGGGTCGCATTGATGGGCTCAGACGCTGCCCTTGCGTCGGCCCTCATCGTGGTCGTGTTCGCCGCACGCTTCGGACCTGGATGGCCAGACGTCCTCACCGAGCTGCTGCCCCAGCCGGCAGTCTCGATCGCCATCTTCTGCGTCGCCTGGATCGGCCTCCTCGCCGCCCACGGCCTGTACCGCCCCCGCGCGCGATGGTCCGTCCGGAGCGACGCGATCGGCGTGGCGCGAGCGGCGGTCCTCCTTGCCTTCGGCACGATCGCCGTGCTGTTCATGCTCGGCTGGACGAGCATGAGCCGGTTCGCCCTGCTCGCGATCTTCCCACTCCTCGCGACCGCCACCATCGTCGCCCGGGCCGCGCTTCGCGAAGTCTTCCGGCAGGCCCGCCGCAGGGGACGGAACTTCGAGACCGTCCTCATCGTCGGCACGGGCAGGCCCGCCGTCGAGTTCGGTCGGAAGATCGCCGAACGGTGGGACCTTGGGCTGCGGGTCGTCGGGTACGTGGGGCCCGGAAACCAGCGGGGCGGCCGACCGGATCCATACCTGGGCACCCTCGACCGCATCCCGGCCATCCTCCACGAGCAGGTGGTCGATGAAGTCGCGATCTGTCTTCCGGCCAGTGAACGGCGCCGGATCGAGAGCATCTACCAGCTCTGCGCGGACGAGGGCAAGACGATCCGCATCCCCATCGAGCTTCCCGATCAGGTGCTGTCCTCCGGCCGGGTCGAGGATCTCGACGGCACGCCCGTCCTGTCCGTCGTCAGCGGCCCGGATCACACCGTCGCCCTCGCCGCAAAGCGGGTGGTGGACGTCGTCGGGGCGACGATCGGCCTTGTCATCCTCGCGCCCATCTTCGCCGCCGCCGCGGTCGCCATCCTTGTTGCCGATGGCCGGCCCATCCTGTTCATCCAGGAGCGGGCAGGCGTGAACGGCCGGCATTTCAGGATGGTGAAGTTCCGGACCATGACGCGGGAGGCGGACGCGCAGCGAGCGGCACTCCGTGCCCATAACGAGATCGCCGGAAGCGCCTCGTTCAAGATGACGAACGATCCCCGGATCACGCCGATCGGTCGCATCCTGCGCAAGACGAGCGTCGACGAGCTTCCCCAGCTGCTCAACGTCCTGAGGGGCGACATGAGCCTCGTGGGGCCGCGGCCCCATCCGTTCGACGACCTGGCCGGCTACCACCCGTGGCATCGCCGTCGCCTTTCCATGAAGCCCGGCATCACCGGGCTCTGGCAGATCGCCGGTCGGTCCGAACCCAGCTTCGATCGGTGGGTCCAGCTGGACCTCGAGTACATCGACCACTGGTCGATCTGGCTCGACCTCCGCCTCATCGTCCAGACCATCCCAGCCATGCTTCGCGCGGAGGGCCGCTGA
- a CDS encoding MBL fold metallo-hydrolase: MASVHLLHAGYAGDRVASSVVLVLDGAARIVVDPGMVADRARILDPLAALDVTPDSVTHVFLSHHHPDHTINVALFPNAEVVDFWARYVGDQWLDHDGDGYRLAPCSQLWLTPGHTEEDASLIVQADDGMYAMTHAWWRGDRTPEVDPYAPDQAVLAASRARILAVADIVIPGHGSPFTVRR; the protein is encoded by the coding sequence ATGGCGAGTGTCCACCTCCTCCACGCTGGCTATGCCGGCGATCGCGTCGCGAGCAGCGTCGTCCTGGTCCTCGACGGAGCGGCCCGGATCGTCGTGGACCCGGGGATGGTCGCCGACCGGGCCCGCATCCTCGATCCGCTCGCGGCCCTCGACGTGACTCCGGACTCCGTGACCCACGTCTTCCTCAGCCATCACCACCCCGATCACACGATCAACGTGGCCCTCTTCCCGAACGCCGAGGTGGTGGACTTCTGGGCCCGCTACGTCGGCGACCAGTGGCTCGACCACGACGGCGACGGGTATCGCCTCGCCCCGTGCTCGCAGCTGTGGCTGACGCCCGGCCACACGGAGGAGGACGCATCGCTCATCGTGCAGGCGGACGATGGGATGTACGCGATGACCCATGCGTGGTGGCGCGGCGACCGCACCCCGGAGGTGGACCCATACGCGCCCGATCAGGCGGTCCTCGCCGCGAGCCGGGCCCGGATCCTCGCCGTCGCGGACATCGTCATCCCCGGCCACGGATCGCCGTTCACGGTCCGCCGCTGA
- a CDS encoding methyltransferase domain-containing protein, with the protein MTRWGSAVLDRLPLAGDERVLDAGCGSGRVTEQLLERLPTGRVVALDASAAMVAEARRRLAAAGDRVTFIVADLLEPLPIEPLDAILSTATFHWVTDHDALFSNLAAVLRPGGRLVAQCGGLGNIAAVLAAASEVGEGFGIDPGWQGPWRFESPVATTVRLAAAGFSEIATWLKPEPTPIEPGEPLETYLATVILRAHLLRLPEVDRMPFVRAVAARLAGAPIDYVRLNIVATRAV; encoded by the coding sequence ATGACCCGCTGGGGCTCGGCCGTCCTCGACCGCCTGCCGCTCGCCGGTGACGAGCGGGTCCTCGACGCCGGATGCGGGTCCGGTCGGGTGACCGAACAGCTCCTCGAACGGCTGCCGACTGGCCGTGTCGTCGCCCTCGATGCCTCCGCGGCGATGGTGGCGGAGGCTCGCCGCCGTCTGGCTGCGGCCGGCGACCGCGTGACGTTCATCGTCGCCGACCTCCTCGAGCCGCTGCCGATCGAGCCGCTCGACGCCATCCTCTCGACCGCGACGTTCCACTGGGTGACGGATCACGACGCGCTGTTCTCGAACCTCGCGGCAGTCCTGCGGCCGGGCGGTCGCCTCGTCGCCCAGTGCGGCGGGCTGGGCAACATCGCGGCCGTCCTCGCGGCAGCCTCGGAGGTGGGGGAGGGCTTTGGTATCGACCCGGGCTGGCAGGGTCCGTGGCGCTTCGAGTCGCCGGTTGCGACGACGGTCCGACTCGCCGCTGCGGGCTTCAGCGAGATCGCCACCTGGCTCAAGCCGGAGCCGACGCCGATCGAGCCCGGCGAGCCGCTCGAGACCTACCTCGCGACCGTCATCCTCCGGGCGCATCTCCTCCGGCTACCGGAGGTGGACCGAATGCCGTTCGTCCGCGCCGTCGCCGCCCGCCTGGCCGGCGCGCCGATCGACTACGTCCGGCTCAACATCGTCGCGACGCGCGCTGTCTGA
- a CDS encoding RDD family protein, which produces MPAWTGALTSTAPTPGPAGLFYADVPNRVIAYIIDAIIVGIVGLIISIVVFAVLGSPTSVSTVADPNALLGVRFETQTNILPTLVYAVLGIGLSAGYFIYTWTAMRGTIGMRALGMQVGNAANGATMSMDQAIRRWLALGGIFSLAQTLNPLPLVGLLIGLAALVWVIFLLVTTAQSPTKQGWHDKFAGTIVAKAARSVA; this is translated from the coding sequence ATGCCCGCCTGGACGGGCGCGCTCACCTCGACGGCTCCGACGCCCGGACCGGCCGGCCTGTTCTACGCTGACGTTCCGAACCGGGTCATCGCCTATATCATCGATGCGATCATCGTCGGCATCGTCGGGCTCATCATCTCGATCGTCGTCTTCGCGGTCCTCGGCTCGCCGACGTCGGTCTCCACCGTGGCCGATCCGAACGCCCTCCTCGGCGTCCGCTTCGAGACCCAGACGAACATCCTGCCGACGCTCGTGTACGCCGTCCTCGGGATCGGCCTCTCCGCCGGCTACTTCATCTACACGTGGACCGCGATGCGCGGCACGATCGGGATGCGGGCCCTCGGGATGCAGGTCGGCAACGCGGCCAACGGCGCGACGATGTCCATGGACCAGGCGATCCGGCGCTGGCTCGCCCTCGGCGGGATCTTCTCGCTCGCCCAGACGCTCAACCCGCTGCCGCTCGTCGGCCTGCTCATCGGCCTCGCGGCCCTCGTGTGGGTCATCTTCCTCCTCGTCACCACTGCACAGAGTCCGACCAAGCAAGGCTGGCACGACAAGTTCGCCGGCACGATCGTCGCGAAGGCGGCGCGCAGCGTCGCCTGA
- a CDS encoding polyprenol monophosphomannose synthase: protein MDDEVSGRPAEHRPWIVLPTYNEAENLPSISAAILAALPAATLLVVDDGSPDGTGRLADELAAAEPRIRVRHRPAKQGLGRAYLDGFRIALDGGATAVVQMDADWSHDPGALPGLLRPIAEDGADLVVGSRYVEGGGVVDWGLGRRIVSRGGSLFARLVLGLRAHDLTGGFKAWRAETLAAIPFDGVHAGGYVFQIEMTYRASRAGARIREIPITFRDRRVGQSKMSRRIVVEALVVVCQLRADELLGRRRR, encoded by the coding sequence ATGGACGATGAGGTGAGCGGCCGGCCGGCAGAACACCGTCCGTGGATCGTCCTCCCCACGTACAACGAGGCCGAGAACCTGCCGTCGATCTCGGCTGCGATCCTCGCCGCGCTCCCGGCTGCGACGCTCCTCGTGGTGGACGACGGCTCGCCGGACGGGACCGGCCGGCTGGCGGACGAGCTCGCCGCCGCAGAGCCGCGGATCCGGGTCCGCCATCGCCCGGCGAAGCAGGGACTCGGGCGGGCGTACCTCGACGGGTTCCGGATCGCCCTCGATGGCGGCGCGACGGCCGTCGTCCAGATGGACGCGGACTGGTCGCACGACCCCGGAGCGCTGCCCGGGCTCCTCCGGCCGATCGCGGAGGACGGGGCGGACCTCGTCGTCGGCTCGCGGTACGTCGAGGGCGGCGGCGTCGTGGACTGGGGCCTCGGGCGTCGCATCGTCAGTCGCGGCGGGAGCCTGTTCGCCCGCCTCGTCCTCGGGCTCCGGGCGCACGACCTCACCGGTGGCTTCAAGGCCTGGCGGGCGGAGACGCTGGCGGCGATCCCGTTCGACGGAGTCCACGCCGGCGGCTACGTCTTCCAGATCGAGATGACCTACCGGGCGAGCCGGGCCGGCGCGCGCATCCGCGAGATCCCGATCACCTTTCGCGACCGGCGCGTCGGCCAGTCAAAGATGAGCCGCCGGATCGTCGTTGAGGCGCTCGTCGTCGTCTGCCAGCTCCGCGCGGACGAGCTCCTCGGCCGCCGTCGCCGCTGA
- a CDS encoding dTDP-4-dehydrorhamnose 3,5-epimerase family protein, whose amino-acid sequence MSGDRTEEVPIQGVRVGRLVRHEDGRGAFRELWRASAFDGTPAFVQANLSTSAAGVLRGIHLHRQQLDYWVVVSGRAFVALVDVRPFVAGAGAPIVETHELTVDDWVVIPAGVGHGFLALEPLELLYLVTNEYDGTDEYGFAWDDPLAAVPWPAALPTADGRPILSERDRTTPTLATLVDRLRA is encoded by the coding sequence GTGAGCGGCGACCGCACGGAGGAGGTGCCCATCCAGGGCGTCCGCGTGGGGCGCCTCGTCCGTCACGAGGACGGCCGCGGCGCCTTCCGCGAGCTGTGGCGAGCGAGCGCCTTCGACGGCACGCCGGCGTTCGTCCAGGCGAATCTCTCGACTTCGGCGGCGGGCGTCCTCCGCGGGATCCATCTCCATCGGCAGCAGCTCGACTACTGGGTCGTCGTGTCCGGTCGGGCGTTCGTCGCCCTCGTCGATGTCCGGCCGTTCGTCGCCGGGGCGGGTGCGCCGATCGTCGAGACCCACGAGCTCACCGTGGACGACTGGGTCGTCATCCCCGCCGGCGTCGGTCACGGGTTCCTCGCCCTCGAGCCGCTCGAGCTCCTCTACCTCGTGACCAACGAGTACGACGGCACGGACGAGTACGGCTTCGCCTGGGACGATCCGCTCGCCGCCGTGCCGTGGCCGGCGGCGCTGCCGACCGCGGATGGTCGGCCGATCCTCTCCGAGCGGGACCGGACGACGCCGACCCTCGCCACGCTCGTCGACCGCCTGCGGGCCTGA
- a CDS encoding NAD(P)-dependent oxidoreductase yields MRIAVTGSSGRLGRALMTALADAPFTGLAGPIGWTRRDFDLDEPETAVAAIGRDRPEVVLHAAAWTDVDGCARDPATADRRNAQATAVLADACVGAGLDLVVVSTNEIFDGARTDGRGYGLADPPGPINAYGASKLAGEEAARSAFRAGADPGQLAIVRTAWLFGPGAPDFPTKILLAADRARAAGAPLRVVADEWGTPTYVVDLADAIVELLGSGAFAGTHHIVNGGSARRSDWARAIVGRAGLDVEIEDVPGSTWSRGSTPPRWGVLEPTELPSGEPLRAWQEAMADYAPILLRARAADLVRAGVGRATAP; encoded by the coding sequence GTGCGCATCGCCGTCACCGGCTCGAGCGGCCGACTGGGCCGGGCCCTCATGACCGCCCTCGCCGACGCGCCCTTCACCGGTCTCGCCGGCCCGATCGGCTGGACGCGTCGCGACTTCGACCTCGACGAGCCGGAGACCGCGGTGGCCGCGATCGGGCGGGATCGACCGGAGGTCGTCCTCCACGCCGCGGCCTGGACTGACGTCGACGGCTGCGCCCGCGACCCCGCCACCGCGGACCGGCGGAACGCGCAGGCCACCGCCGTCCTCGCCGACGCCTGTGTCGGCGCCGGCCTCGACCTCGTGGTCGTCTCGACGAACGAGATCTTCGACGGCGCCCGGACGGACGGACGCGGCTACGGGCTCGCGGATCCTCCGGGTCCGATCAATGCCTACGGCGCGTCCAAGCTCGCGGGCGAAGAGGCCGCTCGCTCTGCCTTCCGGGCCGGCGCGGACCCGGGCCAGCTCGCCATCGTCCGGACCGCCTGGCTCTTCGGCCCGGGAGCCCCCGACTTCCCGACGAAGATCCTCCTCGCGGCGGACCGCGCCCGAGCGGCCGGCGCGCCCCTCCGTGTCGTCGCCGACGAGTGGGGCACGCCGACCTATGTCGTCGACCTCGCCGACGCGATCGTCGAGCTGCTCGGCTCCGGCGCGTTCGCGGGCACGCACCACATCGTGAATGGCGGATCCGCCCGGCGGTCCGACTGGGCGAGGGCGATCGTCGGTCGGGCCGGACTCGACGTGGAGATCGAGGATGTCCCCGGCTCGACCTGGTCACGTGGCTCCACGCCGCCCCGCTGGGGCGTCCTCGAGCCGACCGAGCTGCCGTCCGGCGAGCCACTGCGCGCCTGGCAGGAGGCGATGGCCGACTACGCCCCGATCCTCCTCCGGGCCCGGGCGGCGGATCTCGTGCGGGCCGGCGTCGGGAGGGCCACCGCCCCGTGA
- the rfbB gene encoding dTDP-glucose 4,6-dehydratase, which translates to MTGRLPAGGPPTAAAGPRTAAADRAPARSHLLVTGGAGFIGSAFVRGILARHDGTRITVLDKLTYAGSERNLDPTTADPEQAERLAFVHGDIADPEVVRPLVAAADAVVNFAAESHVDRSILDPEAFLVTGVIGVHVLLEACRRERDRAAIGERAAAPRFLQVSTDEVYGSVATGRSGEGDPLGPRSPYSAAKAAGELLVQSYVVTHGLDAVVTRGSNTYGPYQHPEKLIPLFITNAMDDEPLPLYGDGLQRRDWLFVSDHAGAVEHVLRHGTSGETYNIPGSVELANRDVVAALLDRLGKPWSLVRTVEDRPGHDRRYAMDGSRLEALGWRNRVSFEDGIATTVDWYRANEPWWRAARSGGWDAYYDRQYGMRLAHGQATNEHVATTERVAPPATD; encoded by the coding sequence ATGACCGGTCGACTCCCCGCCGGAGGACCGCCGACCGCTGCCGCAGGACCGCGGACCGCCGCCGCCGACCGTGCCCCGGCGAGGTCGCATCTCCTCGTGACCGGCGGTGCAGGCTTCATCGGCAGTGCGTTCGTCCGCGGCATCCTCGCCCGCCACGACGGGACGAGGATCACCGTCCTCGACAAGCTCACGTACGCCGGCAGCGAGCGCAACCTCGATCCGACGACGGCGGATCCCGAGCAGGCCGAGCGACTCGCGTTCGTCCACGGCGACATCGCCGACCCGGAGGTCGTCCGCCCGCTTGTCGCCGCGGCCGACGCGGTGGTGAACTTCGCCGCCGAATCGCACGTCGACCGCTCGATCCTCGATCCCGAGGCGTTCCTCGTGACCGGCGTCATCGGTGTCCACGTGCTCCTCGAAGCGTGCCGCCGCGAGCGCGATCGCGCCGCGATCGGCGAACGCGCTGCCGCGCCGCGCTTCCTCCAGGTGTCCACGGACGAGGTCTACGGGTCCGTCGCGACCGGCCGATCGGGGGAGGGAGACCCACTCGGGCCACGTTCCCCGTACAGCGCCGCAAAGGCCGCCGGCGAGCTGCTCGTCCAGTCCTACGTCGTGACCCACGGCCTCGATGCGGTCGTCACGCGCGGCTCGAACACGTACGGTCCGTACCAGCACCCGGAGAAGCTCATCCCGCTCTTCATCACGAACGCTATGGACGACGAACCCCTCCCGCTCTACGGCGACGGGCTCCAGCGTCGCGACTGGCTCTTCGTCTCCGACCATGCCGGGGCTGTCGAGCACGTCCTCCGGCACGGCACCTCCGGGGAGACGTACAACATCCCCGGCTCCGTCGAGCTGGCGAACCGCGATGTCGTGGCGGCGCTGCTCGACCGGCTCGGCAAGCCGTGGTCGCTCGTGCGGACCGTCGAGGATCGGCCCGGCCACGACCGCCGCTACGCGATGGACGGCTCGAGGCTCGAGGCGCTCGGCTGGCGGAATCGGGTGTCATTCGAGGATGGGATCGCGACGACGGTCGACTGGTACCGGGCGAACGAGCCCTGGTGGCGGGCAGCCCGCTCGGGAGGCTGGGACGCCTACTACGACCGCCAGTACGGGATGCGACTCGCCCATGGCCAGGCGACGAACGAGCACGTCGCGACGACCGAGCGCGTCGCTCCACCCGCGACGGACTGA